In the genome of Qipengyuania seohaensis, one region contains:
- the rsmI gene encoding 16S rRNA (cytidine(1402)-2'-O)-methyltransferase, which yields MSEPASPAPDQSLTPGLYLVATPIGNLGDITMRAVDILRRCDGVACEDTRVTGKLLKHLGISKPMWRYDDHSEHRDRTRLVESMRTRAVALVSDAGTPMVSDPGYRLVNDCREQGIEVTSIPGPCAAVVGLTLSGLPNDRFLFAGFLPSKDKGRRETLEELASIDATLVFYETAPRLLKTLATIEEVLPKREIAVARELTKLHEECRRGFASGLMAYYDAHPPRGEIVLLVGPPQAVQANEADADDMLREALTTMKPSQAAGHVAKATGLDRKALYTRAMGLKAE from the coding sequence GTGAGCGAACCCGCATCCCCTGCGCCTGACCAAAGTCTTACACCCGGTCTCTATCTGGTTGCCACCCCTATCGGCAATCTGGGCGACATAACGATGCGCGCGGTAGATATCCTGCGCCGATGCGACGGGGTCGCCTGCGAAGATACGCGGGTCACGGGCAAGCTGCTCAAGCACCTCGGCATCTCGAAACCGATGTGGCGCTATGATGATCATAGCGAGCATCGCGATCGTACAAGGCTGGTCGAATCCATGCGGACGAGGGCGGTTGCCCTGGTGAGCGATGCCGGTACGCCCATGGTAAGCGATCCGGGCTATCGACTGGTCAACGACTGCCGGGAGCAGGGAATAGAGGTGACCAGTATCCCCGGTCCGTGCGCCGCCGTGGTCGGACTGACCCTTTCAGGCCTGCCGAACGACCGCTTCCTGTTTGCGGGTTTTCTCCCATCGAAGGATAAAGGACGCAGGGAAACGCTTGAGGAGCTTGCGTCGATCGACGCAACGCTGGTGTTTTACGAGACCGCGCCGCGGCTCCTCAAAACGCTGGCCACCATCGAGGAAGTCCTGCCCAAGCGCGAAATTGCGGTGGCCCGCGAATTGACGAAGCTTCACGAAGAATGCCGGCGTGGCTTCGCCTCGGGCCTCATGGCCTATTACGATGCCCATCCACCCCGTGGCGAGATCGTGCTGCTCGTCGGTCCGCCTCAGGCGGTGCAGGCAAACGAGGCCGACGCCGACGATATGCTGCGCGAGGCGCTGACGACGATGAAGCCTTCGCAAGCTGCCGGTCACGTGGCCAAGGCGACCGGACTCGATCGCAAGGCTCTCTACACCCGGGCCATGGGTCTCAAGGCGGAATGA
- a CDS encoding penicillin-binding protein activator encodes MMQAFMNRRGAIAALGAVALSGCAIIPKTAEPAPPTPTPEPSATALPQDGERHRVALLVPMSGDNGMVGQSIANATTMALLDTNADNIRITTYDTARGAMAATNDALADGNRLILGPLLGSNVATVRSAAAASNVPIISFSNDTTVAGPGVFIMGHIPEQSIDRSVEYAREQGANTFAVLAPDSEYGLRAEAALRSALSSYGGRLIATERYSRSNTSVVSAAGRLKAMGGFDTVLIADGGTPSIRGGQAIASPSLRILGTERWAGESALLRVAELEGALFSAVSDGRYAGFVTSYEARFGSQPYRVATLGYDAVLLTLRAARDWPVGRDFPSNVLFQSGGFDGMDGPFRFQRNGIVERAMEVRAVSDGGIITVSSAPAGF; translated from the coding sequence ATGATGCAGGCATTTATGAACCGGCGCGGTGCGATCGCAGCTTTGGGCGCGGTGGCACTTTCGGGCTGTGCGATCATTCCCAAGACGGCGGAACCCGCGCCGCCCACGCCTACTCCGGAACCTAGCGCAACGGCTTTGCCACAGGACGGCGAACGGCACCGCGTTGCGCTGCTCGTCCCGATGTCGGGAGACAACGGTATGGTTGGCCAATCGATCGCGAATGCGACGACGATGGCCCTGCTGGACACGAATGCCGACAATATCCGGATCACGACGTACGACACTGCGCGCGGCGCTATGGCAGCGACGAACGATGCGCTTGCAGACGGCAACCGGCTTATCCTTGGCCCCCTGTTGGGAAGCAATGTGGCAACCGTTCGCTCGGCGGCAGCTGCGTCGAATGTGCCGATCATCAGTTTTTCCAACGACACTACTGTCGCTGGGCCCGGTGTGTTCATCATGGGCCACATTCCGGAACAGTCCATCGATCGCAGCGTGGAGTATGCTCGCGAGCAGGGTGCGAATACGTTTGCCGTGCTTGCCCCTGATTCCGAATACGGACTGCGCGCGGAAGCGGCGCTGCGATCCGCACTTTCATCCTACGGCGGGCGACTGATCGCTACCGAGCGCTATTCGCGGTCGAACACCTCGGTCGTCAGTGCGGCCGGAAGGCTCAAGGCCATGGGTGGGTTCGACACGGTCCTTATCGCCGATGGCGGAACCCCTTCGATCCGCGGCGGCCAGGCCATCGCGTCACCGTCCTTGCGGATCCTCGGTACTGAGAGATGGGCCGGGGAAAGCGCGCTCCTGCGGGTGGCTGAGCTCGAAGGAGCCTTGTTCTCTGCGGTGTCCGACGGGCGCTACGCTGGGTTCGTCACAAGTTACGAAGCACGCTTCGGAAGCCAACCCTATCGGGTGGCCACGCTTGGATATGATGCCGTTCTTCTCACCTTGCGCGCTGCACGCGATTGGCCGGTCGGCCGCGATTTCCCTAGCAATGTCCTGTTCCAGTCGGGCGGCTTCGACGGGATGGATGGCCCATTTCGGTTCCAACGGAACGGTATCGTCGAACGAGCGATGGAGGTCCGCGCTGTCAGCGATGGCGGGATAATCACCGTTTCGAGTGCACCTGCCGGCTTCTGA
- the parE gene encoding DNA topoisomerase IV subunit B has product MSDDLFENTPTSSGDYDASSIEVLEGLEPVRRRPGMYIGGTDDRALHHLVAEVLDNAMDEAVAGHASRIEIRLDEGNKVTISDNGRGIPVAEHPKYPGKSTLEVILTTLHSGGKFSGKAYATSGGLHGVGVSVVNALSDYTRVEVARDKQLYAQEFSKGHPTGKLQELGAIPNRRGTTVSFTPDTEIFGDRAFKPKRLFKLARSKAYLFAGVEIRWKCADALVSEDVPAEAVFKFPGGLADHLAEQLGGRECVTAQPFAGNQDFPDEQGRVEWAIAWPLFSDGSTSWYCNTVPTPDGGTHEQGLRAALTKGLRAFGELTGTKKAKDLTADDVMNGAEVMLSVFVRDPQFQSQTKDRLTSPDAVRLVENAVRDHFDHFLSDNMDRGKALLGQVMERMDERLRRKQEREIKRKTATNAKKLRLPGKLTDCSGDGDGETELFIVEGDSAGGSAKQARNRKTQAILPIRGKILNVASATADKIRANSEIADLSLAMGCGTRKDCDAENLRYDRIIIMTDADVDGAHIATLLMTFFFQEMTDIVRNGHLYLAQPPLYRLTAGKESRYARDDEHRKELEETVFKGKKVDVGRFKGLGEMNPQQLRETTMNPETRSLIRITLPPEFEDRAKVKELVDQLMGRNPEHRFNFIQNNAGEFDREMIDA; this is encoded by the coding sequence ATGTCCGACGATCTTTTCGAAAATACCCCCACATCGAGCGGCGATTACGACGCATCCTCCATCGAGGTCCTCGAAGGTCTCGAACCGGTGCGCCGGCGCCCGGGCATGTATATCGGCGGGACCGACGATCGCGCCCTGCATCACCTCGTCGCCGAGGTGCTCGACAACGCGATGGACGAAGCGGTTGCGGGCCATGCCAGCAGGATCGAAATCCGGCTGGACGAAGGCAACAAGGTCACCATCAGCGACAATGGCCGCGGCATCCCCGTTGCAGAGCACCCGAAATACCCGGGAAAATCCACGCTAGAGGTCATTCTCACCACCCTGCACTCGGGCGGGAAGTTCTCTGGCAAGGCCTATGCAACCAGCGGCGGCTTGCACGGGGTTGGCGTATCCGTAGTCAACGCCCTGTCCGACTATACTCGCGTCGAGGTCGCTCGCGACAAGCAGCTTTACGCGCAGGAGTTTTCCAAGGGGCATCCCACCGGAAAACTTCAGGAGCTAGGCGCCATCCCGAACCGGCGGGGCACCACCGTCAGCTTCACCCCCGATACCGAGATCTTCGGGGACCGTGCGTTCAAACCGAAACGCCTGTTCAAGCTCGCTCGATCGAAAGCCTATCTCTTCGCTGGCGTCGAAATCCGCTGGAAATGCGCTGACGCCCTGGTCAGCGAAGATGTTCCGGCAGAAGCCGTTTTCAAATTTCCCGGCGGCCTCGCAGATCACCTTGCAGAACAGCTGGGCGGACGCGAATGCGTTACCGCACAACCCTTTGCCGGAAACCAGGACTTTCCCGATGAGCAAGGCCGTGTCGAATGGGCTATCGCCTGGCCGCTGTTTTCCGACGGGTCGACTAGCTGGTATTGCAACACCGTGCCGACACCCGATGGCGGTACGCATGAGCAAGGCCTGCGCGCGGCCCTGACCAAGGGCCTCAGGGCGTTCGGCGAACTCACTGGCACCAAGAAAGCGAAAGATCTCACCGCAGACGACGTGATGAACGGTGCGGAAGTCATGCTGTCCGTTTTCGTTCGCGACCCGCAATTCCAGAGCCAGACGAAAGATCGCCTGACTTCGCCCGATGCCGTCCGGCTGGTCGAGAATGCGGTTCGCGATCACTTCGATCATTTCCTTTCCGACAACATGGACCGCGGCAAGGCTCTGCTTGGCCAGGTCATGGAGCGGATGGACGAGCGCCTGCGTCGCAAGCAGGAACGCGAAATCAAGCGCAAGACCGCGACGAATGCGAAGAAGCTCCGCCTTCCTGGCAAGCTGACCGATTGCAGCGGCGACGGCGACGGCGAAACGGAGCTGTTCATCGTCGAGGGGGATTCGGCAGGCGGCAGCGCCAAGCAGGCCCGCAACCGCAAGACGCAGGCCATCCTTCCCATTCGCGGCAAGATCCTGAACGTCGCAAGTGCAACTGCCGACAAGATCCGCGCCAATAGCGAAATCGCCGACCTGAGCCTGGCGATGGGTTGCGGGACCCGCAAGGATTGCGACGCGGAGAACCTGCGCTACGACCGTATCATCATTATGACCGACGCCGATGTCGACGGCGCGCACATCGCCACGCTGCTCATGACGTTCTTCTTCCAGGAGATGACCGATATCGTGCGCAACGGTCATCTCTACCTTGCCCAGCCGCCGCTCTACCGCCTAACCGCCGGCAAGGAGAGCCGCTATGCCCGTGACGACGAGCATCGCAAGGAGCTGGAAGAGACGGTATTCAAGGGCAAGAAGGTCGATGTCGGCCGCTTCAAGGGCTTGGGCGAGATGAACCCTCAACAGCTTCGCGAAACGACCATGAACCCGGAGACACGTTCTCTGATCCGCATCACCCTGCCTCCGGAATTCGAAGACCGCGCCAAGGTCAAGGAACTGGTGGACCAACTCATGGGCCGCAATCCAGAGCATCGGTTCAATTTCATCCAGAACAATGCCGGTGAGTTCGACCGCGAAATGATCGATGCCTGA
- a CDS encoding bifunctional alpha/beta hydrolase/OsmC family protein has product MPTENLTIATDAGHDLTGSLEMPTGLVRGAALFAHCFTCTKQSRAAVAVARALAREGIATLRFDFTGLGGSGGEFGRAGFAADVSDLVAAGAYMVERFQQPILLVGHSLGGAAVLAASDEIGTDQVAAIATIGAPSDVPHVLRNIDGDIEAIRSKGEGEVRIGGQEFCLGREFLERVENIDLLEEVKRLRKPLLFLHSPTDAIVGVEHASALFQAAKHPKSFVSLEGADHLLLQEEDADFAARVIAGWAHRYLPLREDWPMPQEGIVACTGHGKFGTEVHTVSHQFIADEPKSYGGDDSGPTPYDLLNAALGTCTAMTMKMYADRKKWPLEGVSVHVTHERKHEEECDHVEAMQEGKQMQALNRVISIRGDALDDEQRARLLEIADKCPVHRTLEGELHVHTRMGDAEI; this is encoded by the coding sequence ATGCCGACCGAAAACCTGACGATTGCCACCGATGCGGGTCATGACCTGACCGGCTCGCTCGAAATGCCGACCGGGCTCGTGCGGGGGGCGGCACTGTTTGCCCATTGCTTCACCTGCACAAAACAGAGCCGGGCTGCGGTGGCGGTTGCGCGCGCATTGGCCCGCGAGGGGATTGCGACGCTGCGTTTCGACTTTACCGGCCTCGGCGGAAGCGGCGGTGAATTCGGCAGGGCCGGATTTGCTGCGGACGTTTCCGATCTCGTCGCAGCTGGCGCATATATGGTCGAGCGATTCCAGCAACCGATCCTGCTCGTGGGGCATAGCCTTGGCGGAGCAGCCGTCCTGGCTGCTTCAGACGAAATCGGCACTGACCAAGTCGCGGCCATTGCCACGATCGGCGCACCTTCCGATGTTCCGCATGTTTTGCGCAATATCGACGGTGATATCGAGGCTATCCGAAGCAAAGGTGAAGGCGAGGTGCGGATCGGCGGGCAGGAATTCTGCCTCGGACGAGAATTCCTGGAGCGGGTCGAGAATATCGACCTGCTCGAAGAGGTGAAGCGTCTCAGGAAGCCTCTCCTGTTCCTGCATTCCCCGACCGACGCCATCGTCGGGGTGGAACACGCCAGCGCGCTATTCCAGGCGGCCAAGCATCCGAAGAGCTTCGTCAGCCTGGAGGGTGCAGATCACTTGCTACTGCAGGAAGAAGACGCCGACTTTGCGGCTCGGGTCATCGCGGGATGGGCCCATCGCTACCTTCCGCTGCGGGAGGACTGGCCCATGCCGCAGGAGGGCATCGTCGCCTGCACCGGTCACGGGAAATTCGGCACAGAGGTGCACACCGTCTCGCACCAGTTCATTGCCGACGAGCCGAAGAGCTACGGCGGCGACGACAGTGGACCGACGCCGTACGACCTTCTCAATGCCGCCCTGGGCACGTGCACGGCGATGACGATGAAGATGTATGCGGATCGCAAGAAATGGCCGCTGGAAGGTGTCAGTGTCCACGTGACGCATGAACGCAAGCACGAAGAAGAGTGCGACCACGTGGAGGCTATGCAGGAAGGCAAGCAGATGCAGGCCCTCAACAGGGTGATCTCGATCCGCGGCGACGCCCTCGACGATGAACAGAGGGCCCGGCTGCTGGAGATTGCGGACAAGTGCCCGGTCCATCGGACTCTCGAGGGCGAACTGCATGTCCACACCCGCATGGGCGATGCAGAGATCTAG
- a CDS encoding AAA family ATPase, which translates to MSENSTDQTRFEGTSSYIATEDLKVAVNAAVTLRRPLLVKGEPGTGKTVLAHEISKALGAPMIEWNVKSTTKAQQGLYEYDAVARLRDGQLGDERVHDISNYIKKGKLWEAFTSPELPVLLIDEIDKADIEFPNDLLQELDRMSFDVYETHEQIEAQERPIVVITSNNEKELPDAFLRRCFFHYIKFPDRDTMRDIIEVHYPGIQKNLVSKAMEIFYELREVPGLKKKPSTSELLDWLKLLLNEDMPLDVLQDSNPNSAIPPLHGALLKNEQDVMMFERLAFMARRQP; encoded by the coding sequence ATGTCCGAAAATTCGACCGACCAGACCCGTTTCGAAGGTACCAGTTCCTATATTGCCACCGAAGACCTGAAGGTCGCGGTGAACGCCGCGGTGACGCTGCGCCGCCCGCTACTCGTCAAGGGTGAGCCCGGCACCGGCAAGACCGTGCTGGCGCACGAAATTTCGAAGGCGCTCGGCGCTCCGATGATCGAATGGAACGTCAAGTCGACGACAAAGGCGCAGCAGGGCCTTTACGAGTACGATGCGGTTGCTCGCCTGCGCGACGGCCAGCTCGGTGACGAGCGGGTCCATGACATCTCGAACTACATCAAGAAGGGCAAGCTGTGGGAGGCGTTCACTTCGCCAGAGCTTCCCGTCCTGCTGATCGACGAAATCGACAAGGCGGACATCGAGTTTCCGAACGACCTCTTGCAGGAACTCGATCGCATGAGCTTCGACGTTTACGAAACGCATGAGCAGATCGAGGCTCAGGAACGCCCGATCGTCGTCATCACTTCGAACAACGAGAAGGAACTGCCCGACGCTTTCCTGCGCCGCTGTTTCTTCCACTACATCAAGTTCCCCGATCGCGACACGATGCGGGACATCATCGAAGTCCACTATCCGGGCATCCAGAAGAACCTCGTCTCCAAGGCGATGGAGATCTTCTACGAGCTGCGCGAAGTGCCCGGTCTGAAGAAGAAGCCGAGCACCAGCGAATTGCTGGACTGGCTCAAGCTGTTGCTCAACGAAGACATGCCGCTCGACGTGCTACAGGACAGCAATCCGAACAGCGCGATCCCGCCGCTTCACGGAGCGCTGCTGAAGAACGAGCAGGACGTGATGATGTTCGAACGGCTCGCATTCATGGCGCGCCGCCAACCGTAA
- a CDS encoding methyl-accepting chemotaxis protein: MELSVVDASKAASIESIPEACGKVTVGCSDVAGIVQAVIDSSGILRAEHAELQGTVHELEKDQRKVAEASDEARLLSARAIERLGQGTTQIQSSLSQITNLLDLVETLATHVTGFAAAMDQVKRCSQDIEQIAETTNILALNATIEAMRAGEAGRTFAVVANEVKSLAGETRKATDEISDVIETLGTEAATVIERIEAGAKASNEAKSSVASIDATISGVSQLVEEVDQQNDQIARATGMMTEHVDRVSAVIESFDRAASENENKLATAHDRMEELELTASDMFDKLVKAGLSPQDSQLVERAIDHAKNLARVAEEAIEKGELTMEQFFDTDYREVPGTNPQLFRNKLSDWADRNWRPIIDSVVAEGGPIMMCSPADMNGFLPTHVSDRSRKPTGDLTHDTKYCRNGRIMLEGVDVAAKKSTDPYMMAVYRQEGDGKNYVVVRNVYVPLIINGRRWGDSELAYSLD, translated from the coding sequence ATGGAACTTAGCGTTGTTGATGCTTCGAAAGCGGCGAGCATCGAGTCGATTCCGGAGGCGTGCGGCAAGGTCACGGTCGGGTGTTCCGATGTGGCCGGCATTGTGCAGGCGGTGATCGACAGCTCCGGCATCCTGCGTGCCGAGCATGCTGAACTCCAGGGCACAGTCCACGAACTCGAAAAAGACCAACGCAAGGTTGCCGAGGCTTCCGACGAAGCGCGCCTCCTGTCCGCTCGCGCGATCGAGCGGTTGGGGCAGGGCACCACGCAGATCCAGTCGTCCCTGAGCCAGATCACCAACCTCCTCGACCTCGTCGAAACGCTGGCGACCCATGTCACCGGTTTCGCTGCGGCGATGGACCAGGTTAAGCGCTGTTCTCAGGACATCGAGCAGATCGCCGAGACCACCAATATCCTCGCCCTCAACGCGACCATCGAAGCGATGCGTGCAGGCGAAGCAGGCCGCACTTTTGCAGTGGTCGCCAACGAGGTGAAGTCGCTGGCGGGTGAAACACGCAAGGCGACGGATGAGATTTCGGACGTGATCGAAACACTCGGCACCGAAGCTGCGACCGTGATCGAGCGTATCGAAGCAGGCGCCAAGGCTTCGAACGAGGCCAAGAGCTCGGTCGCGAGCATCGATGCGACGATTTCGGGCGTCTCCCAGCTGGTCGAGGAAGTCGACCAGCAGAATGACCAGATCGCGCGTGCAACGGGCATGATGACGGAGCACGTGGACCGTGTCTCGGCCGTCATCGAAAGCTTCGACCGCGCAGCGAGCGAGAACGAGAACAAGCTGGCGACCGCACACGATCGCATGGAAGAACTCGAACTGACCGCGAGCGACATGTTCGACAAGCTGGTGAAGGCGGGCCTCTCGCCGCAGGACAGCCAGCTGGTCGAGCGCGCCATCGATCACGCGAAGAACCTCGCCCGCGTCGCCGAAGAGGCGATCGAGAAGGGCGAGCTCACGATGGAGCAGTTCTTCGATACGGATTACAGGGAAGTGCCGGGCACGAACCCGCAACTCTTCCGCAACAAGCTCAGTGACTGGGCCGATCGCAACTGGCGCCCGATAATCGATTCGGTGGTGGCAGAGGGCGGCCCGATCATGATGTGCTCGCCTGCCGACATGAACGGTTTCCTGCCCACCCATGTCTCGGATCGGTCGCGCAAGCCTACCGGCGACCTGACGCATGATACAAAATACTGCCGCAACGGCCGCATCATGCTCGAAGGTGTGGATGTCGCCGCGAAGAAGAGCACCGATCCCTATATGATGGCGGTATATCGCCAGGAAGGTGACGGGAAGAACTACGTGGTCGTGCGCAACGTTTATGTGCCGCTGATCATCAACGGTCGTCGCTGGGGTGACAGCGAACTGGCTTACTCGCTCGACTAA
- a CDS encoding vWA domain-containing protein — protein MFFNFVDELRAAGIPASFKEHLTLLEALDKDVIEQSPEAFYYLSRATFVKDEGLIDRFDQVFSKVFKGILSDYGQNPVDVPEDWLKAVAEKFLSEEEMEKIKSLGDWDEIMETLKKRLEEQEKRHQGGNKWIGTGGTSPFGNSGYNPEGVRIGGESKHKRAIKVWDKREFKNLDNTKELGTRNIKMALRRLRRFAREGAADELDLDATIDGTAKQGWLDIRMRPERHNAVKLLLFLDVGGSMDPFIKVTEELFSAATSEFKNLEFFYFHNCLYEGVWKDNRRRWQERTKTWDVLHKYGHDYKIVFVGDAAMSPYEITHPGGSVEHMNEEAGATWMQRVVNTYPATVWLNPVPEKQWGYSQSTKIMKQLVNDRMYPLTLDGLDDAMRELSRKQG, from the coding sequence ATGTTCTTCAATTTCGTCGACGAGCTTCGCGCTGCGGGGATCCCCGCAAGCTTCAAGGAACACCTCACGCTGCTGGAGGCCCTGGACAAGGACGTTATCGAGCAATCGCCCGAGGCGTTCTATTATCTCAGCCGCGCGACCTTCGTGAAAGACGAAGGGCTGATCGACCGTTTCGATCAGGTTTTCTCCAAGGTCTTCAAGGGTATCCTCAGCGATTACGGCCAGAACCCGGTCGATGTGCCGGAAGACTGGCTGAAAGCGGTGGCCGAGAAATTCCTGTCCGAAGAAGAGATGGAAAAGATCAAGTCTCTGGGTGACTGGGACGAGATCATGGAGACGCTGAAGAAGCGCCTCGAAGAGCAGGAAAAGCGCCACCAGGGCGGCAACAAGTGGATCGGCACGGGCGGCACCTCACCTTTCGGGAACTCGGGCTACAACCCGGAAGGCGTGCGCATCGGCGGCGAAAGCAAGCACAAACGCGCAATCAAGGTCTGGGACAAGCGCGAATTCAAGAACCTCGACAACACCAAGGAACTGGGCACGCGCAACATCAAGATGGCGCTACGCCGACTGCGCCGCTTTGCCCGCGAAGGCGCGGCCGACGAACTGGATCTCGACGCGACCATCGACGGCACGGCCAAGCAGGGCTGGCTTGACATCCGGATGCGTCCGGAGCGGCACAATGCGGTCAAACTGCTGCTGTTCCTCGATGTGGGCGGGTCGATGGACCCCTTCATCAAGGTGACCGAGGAGCTCTTCAGCGCCGCGACGAGCGAGTTCAAGAACCTGGAATTCTTCTACTTTCACAACTGCCTTTATGAAGGCGTCTGGAAGGATAACCGCCGCCGCTGGCAGGAGCGCACCAAAACCTGGGACGTGCTCCACAAATACGGCCACGATTATAAGATCGTCTTCGTGGGCGATGCGGCGATGAGCCCTTACGAAATCACCCATCCGGGCGGCAGCGTGGAGCATATGAACGAGGAAGCCGGTGCCACGTGGATGCAGCGCGTGGTGAACACCTACCCGGCGACCGTCTGGCTAAATCCCGTGCCCGAAAAGCAGTGGGGCTATTCACAGTCGACGAAGATCATGAAGCAGCTGGTCAACGACCGCATGTATCCCCTCACCCTCGACGGGCTGGACGATGCCATGCGCGAATTGAGCCGCAAGCAGGGGTAG
- a CDS encoding exo-beta-N-acetylmuramidase NamZ family protein: MKFGIDRLLTESDLRAQLDSKRVSLVAHPASVTAQLEHSLDALIAKGVNVTSAFGPQHGLKGDKQDNMVETADETDPRHGIPIFSLYGEVRRPTGQMMSTADVFLFDLQDLGCRIYTFVTTLLYLLEEAAKAGKEVWVLDRPNPAGGPVEGTLLVPGQESFVGAAPMPMRHGLTMGEMGRWFVDYFKLDVEYRVIEMEGWKPGRGPGFGWPEGRIWINPSPNAANVNMARAYAGTVMLEGTTLSEGRGTTRPLEVLFGAPDVDAAAVLATMQGMAPSWLRGCHLRECWFEPTFHKHSGTLCNGLMIHAEGPFYDHHEFKPWRLQALAFKAIRNLYPDYELWRDFPYEYEFDRLAIDVINGGPSLREWVDDSEAEPGDLDALADADEAAWRETIAPHLIYS; the protein is encoded by the coding sequence ATGAAATTCGGCATCGATCGTCTCCTTACGGAGTCCGACCTTCGCGCCCAGCTCGACAGCAAGCGCGTATCCCTCGTGGCGCATCCCGCCTCGGTCACTGCGCAGCTGGAGCATTCGCTCGATGCGCTGATCGCCAAGGGGGTCAATGTTACCTCGGCATTCGGACCCCAGCATGGCCTGAAGGGCGACAAGCAGGACAATATGGTCGAAACCGCGGACGAGACCGATCCGCGCCACGGCATCCCTATCTTCAGCCTTTATGGCGAAGTGCGCCGCCCGACCGGCCAGATGATGAGCACGGCGGACGTGTTCCTGTTCGACCTCCAGGATCTCGGCTGCCGGATCTACACCTTCGTGACGACGCTGCTCTACCTGCTGGAAGAGGCCGCCAAGGCCGGCAAGGAAGTCTGGGTTCTCGATCGGCCGAACCCGGCAGGCGGTCCCGTCGAAGGAACCTTGCTGGTTCCGGGCCAGGAAAGCTTCGTCGGTGCGGCCCCGATGCCGATGCGGCACGGCCTCACGATGGGTGAAATGGGGCGCTGGTTCGTCGATTACTTCAAGCTCGACGTCGAATATCGCGTCATCGAAATGGAAGGGTGGAAGCCGGGCAGGGGGCCTGGCTTCGGTTGGCCGGAAGGCCGGATCTGGATCAATCCCAGTCCGAATGCAGCCAATGTGAACATGGCTCGCGCCTATGCGGGCACAGTCATGCTCGAGGGGACTACATTGAGCGAGGGGAGAGGCACAACGCGCCCTCTCGAAGTACTGTTCGGGGCTCCGGATGTAGATGCAGCGGCCGTGCTGGCTACCATGCAGGGGATGGCTCCAAGTTGGCTAAGGGGATGCCACTTGCGCGAATGTTGGTTTGAACCGACTTTCCACAAACACTCAGGTACGCTGTGTAACGGCTTGATGATCCACGCAGAAGGTCCGTTTTACGATCATCACGAGTTCAAACCGTGGCGACTGCAGGCCCTCGCATTCAAGGCTATCCGCAACCTCTATCCGGATTACGAATTGTGGCGTGACTTCCCGTACGAATACGAGTTCGACAGGCTGGCGATCGACGTGATCAACGGCGGTCCGTCGTTGCGCGAATGGGTGGACGACAGTGAGGCCGAGCCGGGCGATCTCGATGCTTTGGCAGACGCCGACGAGGCAGCGTGGCGCGAAACCATCGCGCCGCACCTGATCTACAGTTAG
- a CDS encoding DOMON domain-containing protein — MGRKRRDGLWKTTCFELFLKEPGSHSYTEWNLSPSEGWNAYDFAGYRHGMSERPVSGAADCTMRPGKAFAVFDAAIPARMIAGGEQEMSITCVLEEEGGVKSFWAMKHAKDQPDFHDPACFAARLAAPSAP; from the coding sequence GTGGGTCGAAAGCGCCGCGACGGGCTCTGGAAAACGACCTGTTTCGAGCTGTTCCTGAAGGAGCCGGGATCGCATTCCTATACGGAGTGGAACCTCTCGCCCTCGGAAGGCTGGAATGCCTATGATTTTGCCGGCTACCGACACGGCATGAGCGAGCGACCCGTTTCGGGGGCGGCCGATTGTACGATGCGGCCCGGAAAGGCCTTCGCCGTATTCGATGCCGCGATTCCCGCGCGCATGATTGCCGGAGGGGAGCAGGAGATGAGCATCACCTGCGTGCTGGAGGAAGAAGGGGGCGTCAAAAGCTTCTGGGCGATGAAACATGCGAAAGATCAGCCGGATTTCCATGATCCGGCTTGCTTCGCAGCAAGGCTTGCGGCACCCAGCGCGCCATGA